The Vibrio toranzoniae sequence ACGACCAGATGCCAGATGGCGCCGTGATCATTGCGGCGATTACGTCTTGCACCAATACCAGTAATCCAAGAAATGTCGTCGCCGCTGCTTTGGTCGCTAAAAAAGCCAATCATCTTGGATTAGTTCGAAAGCCATGGGTGAAAACCTCATTTGCACCGGGTTCTAAAGTTGCCAAGCTCTATCTTGAGTCTGCAGGTTTGCTTCCTGAGCTGGAACAATTAGGCTTTGGTATCGTCGGTTATGCGTGTACGACTTGTAACGGAATGAGTGGGGCGTTGGACCCTAAAATCCAACAAGAGATCATCGACCGCGACCTCTATTCAACCGCCGTGTTATCTGGGAACCGAAATTTTGATGGTCGAATCCATCCTTATGCTAAACAGGCGTTTCTAGCGTCACCGCCATTGGTGGTTGCTTATGCCTTGGCTGGTACGATTCGCTTTGATATCGAGAAAGACAGCCTAGGTATAGACGACAGTGGTAAGCCAATCTATCTAAGTGATTTGTGGCCAAGCGATGCAGAGATCGATGCGGTTGTCGGTGAGCATGTTAAACCTCAGCAATTCCAACAAATTTACGTAAAAATGTTCCAGCCAGACGAGGGTCAGGTAACTACTGAACCGCTTTATGACTGGCGATCTCAAAGTACCTATATTCGAAGACCACCTTATTGGGAAGGTGCACTCGCAGGGGAGCGAAGCCTTTCTAGTATGAGACCGTTAGCGATCTTAGGCGACAACATCACCACCGATCATCTCTCACCATCAAACGCGATTCTTGCATCAAGTGCCGCTGGTGAGTACTTGGCGAAAATGGAAGTACCAGAAGAGGACTTTAACTCGTATGCGACTCACCGAGGCGATCATCTTACGGCACAAAGAGCGACGTTCGCCAACCCGAAGCTGTTTAATGAAATGGTGAAGGACGCTGGAGAAGTCGTGCAAGGTTCACTAGCTAGAGTTGAACCCGAGGGGCAGGTTACTCGCATGTGGGAAGCGATAGAAACCTACATGAACCGTAAACAACCTTTGATTGTTGTGGCTGGCGCAGACTATGGACAAGGTTCATCACGCGACTGGGCGGCTAAAGGAGTGCGCTTAGCGGGTGTTGAAGTGATTGTTGCTGAAGGCTTTGAGCGAATCCACAGAACCAACTTAGTGGGTATGGGCGTTTTGCCGTTGCAATTCAAAGCAGGAACGGATCGCAACACCTTAGAACTCGATGGCACCGAGCTTTACGACGTTTACGGCGACATTGAAGCGGGTTCTGATTTGGCTCTAGTAATCACTCGCAAAAACGGTGAGAAACTCGATGTGCCAGTAACCTGCCGACTAGACACGGCAGACGAAGTGAGTGTGTATAGCGCTGGTGGCGTATTACAACGCTTTGCCAAAGACTTTCTCGCGCAATAGGAGCCTGTGATGAACGCTAAACAGATAAAAGTCCCGGCAACTTATATGCGTGGAGGAACCAGCAAAGGTGTTTTCTTCTGCTTGAATGACTTACCAGAAGCGGCGCAAGTTGCGGGCCCTGCGAGAGACGAATTCCTTCTGCGTGTGATTGGCAGCCCAGATCCTTATGGTAAGCAAACTGATGGTATGGGCGGTGCGACGTCCAGCACCAGCAAAACTGTCATTGTGTCGAAGAGTGGTAAAGCCGATCACGATGTTGATTATCTCTTTGGTCAAGTGGCGATAGACAAGCCATTTGTCGATTGGAGCGGCAACTGCGGGAACTTGTCTGCAGCGGTTGGCCCGTTTGCTATTCATAGTGGCTTAGTCGACTCGAATCGTATTCCAGAAAATGGTGTGGTCGAGGTGCGAGTATGGCAAGTGAACATAGAGAAAACCATCATTGTTCATGTGCCTATCGTGGATGGTGAAGTCCAGGAGTTGGGCGATTTTGAACTCGATGGTGTCACTTTCCCCGCCGCTGAAATTCAGGTTGATTTTCTGGACCCTACAGACGCGAGTGGATCGATGTTTCCGACGGGAAATGTGGTCGATTTCTTAGATGTTCCAGAGCTAGGTTGCATCAAAGCGACTTATATTAATGCGGGGATTCCGACCATTTTTGTTGATGCGGAATCGGTCGGATATCTAGGCACTGAGCTTCAACCAGATATCAATAGCGATCCAAAAGCCTTGGCACTGTTTGAATCCATCCGAGCGCATGGCGCCGTTGCGATGGGGCTTATTGATTCGTTAGAACAAGCTGAATCTCGCCAACACACACCTAAAGTCGCCTTTGTTGCTAAGCCACAATCGTATCGAGCCTCAAGTGGTAAACCTATTTCAGCTGACGATACCGACCTTCTGGTGCGTGCTTTGTCTATGGGGCAACTGCATCACGCCATGATGGGCACAGCAGCGGTTGCGATTGCTTCAGCGGCAAGTGTCCCGGGAACTTTAGTGAATTTAGCGGCGGGAGGAAGCTCTCGTGACTTTGTGACCTTTGGTCATCCATCAGGAACCTTGAAGGTGGGTGCGAAAGCTTTGCAGACCGAAAGCGGTTGGAAAATAGAAAGGGCGATCATGAGCCGTAGTGCCCGAGTGATTATGGAAGGTGCCATTCGTGTGCCTTTTCCCAAGTAAAGCGATTGTCGTGAGCGGTTAAATGTTCCGAAAACAATGCTGAGAAAAGAGTGCAACCAAGTGCTACTGCCAAAGGCTAGCCGCTTGGGAAATGGATAAATCATGGAGGAGGCACTATGTCTGCTACGAATCGAATGACTAGAAAAACGGATTACATCACCGAGTATCAATGGGCGAGGGAAGACCCAAATTCGTTCTGGGAAACACAATCACAAGCCATTGATTGGTTTGAGTCTCCAAAAACGATATTACAAACTGACGATAACGGTATTGAACGCTGGTTTCCTGATGGGGTGATGAATACTTGTTGGTTGGCGTTGGATTATCATTGTGAACATGGCCGTGGTGATAAGGTCGCGCTGATCTACGACTCACCAGTCACGGGCGTCAAGTTGACTTACACTTACAATGAGCTTCGCGAACAAGTGGCTAAGACGGCAGGAATGCTTGCTGAGCAAGGTGTAATCAAAGGC is a genomic window containing:
- the acnD gene encoding Fe/S-dependent 2-methylisocitrate dehydratase AcnD, coding for MKIDKKQSLEQSVGVKNSQYRKVLPGTSLEYFDAREAVEAISPGSYKTLPYTSRVLAEQLVRRCDPVALEDSLKQIIERKSDLDFPWYPARVVCHDILGQTALVDLAGLRDAIADQGGDPAKVNPVVETQLIVDHSLAVEHAGFDSEAFDKNRAIEERRNEDRFHFIEWCKTAFKNVSVIPAGNGIMHQINLEKMSPVIQSKEGIAFPDTCVGTDSHTPHVDALGVIAIGVGGLEAETVMLGRPSMMRLPDIVGVKLTGQRQEGITATDIVLAITEFLRNQRVVSSYLEFFGEGARALTIGDRATISNMTPEYGATAGMFYIDEQTIQYLKLTGREPEQVELIELYAKQTGLWADDLESAQYERVLEFDLSKVERNLAGPSNPHRRLPTSELAKQGISQASWKEQHAEQYSDDQMPDGAVIIAAITSCTNTSNPRNVVAAALVAKKANHLGLVRKPWVKTSFAPGSKVAKLYLESAGLLPELEQLGFGIVGYACTTCNGMSGALDPKIQQEIIDRDLYSTAVLSGNRNFDGRIHPYAKQAFLASPPLVVAYALAGTIRFDIEKDSLGIDDSGKPIYLSDLWPSDAEIDAVVGEHVKPQQFQQIYVKMFQPDEGQVTTEPLYDWRSQSTYIRRPPYWEGALAGERSLSSMRPLAILGDNITTDHLSPSNAILASSAAGEYLAKMEVPEEDFNSYATHRGDHLTAQRATFANPKLFNEMVKDAGEVVQGSLARVEPEGQVTRMWEAIETYMNRKQPLIVVAGADYGQGSSRDWAAKGVRLAGVEVIVAEGFERIHRTNLVGMGVLPLQFKAGTDRNTLELDGTELYDVYGDIEAGSDLALVITRKNGEKLDVPVTCRLDTADEVSVYSAGGVLQRFAKDFLAQ
- the prpF gene encoding 2-methylaconitate cis-trans isomerase PrpF, which translates into the protein MNAKQIKVPATYMRGGTSKGVFFCLNDLPEAAQVAGPARDEFLLRVIGSPDPYGKQTDGMGGATSSTSKTVIVSKSGKADHDVDYLFGQVAIDKPFVDWSGNCGNLSAAVGPFAIHSGLVDSNRIPENGVVEVRVWQVNIEKTIIVHVPIVDGEVQELGDFELDGVTFPAAEIQVDFLDPTDASGSMFPTGNVVDFLDVPELGCIKATYINAGIPTIFVDAESVGYLGTELQPDINSDPKALALFESIRAHGAVAMGLIDSLEQAESRQHTPKVAFVAKPQSYRASSGKPISADDTDLLVRALSMGQLHHAMMGTAAVAIASAASVPGTLVNLAAGGSSRDFVTFGHPSGTLKVGAKALQTESGWKIERAIMSRSARVIMEGAIRVPFPK